Part of the Vicinamibacteria bacterium genome is shown below.
GGAAGGAGTCCCCATGACCGTGGTAGCAGCCCTCGAACTTGACGAGCTTGGGGCGCCCGGTGGCGCCGCGGGCCAGGCGCAGGGCGGACAGGGTGGCCTCGGTGCCGGAGTTGACCATGCGCACCATTTCCAGGGAGGGGACGAGATGGCGGAGCGTCTCCGCCATCTCCACCTCCAGCCGCGTGGGAGCTCCGAAGGAGGTCCCAAGGCCCGCCTGCGCGCGGATCGCCCCCACCACCGCGGGGTGGGAGTGGCCGAGGATCAGGGGTCCCCAGGAGCCCAGGTGGTCGATGAAGACGTTTCCGTCCTCGTCCCATACCCGCGCGCCCTCGGCCCGGGCGATGAAGAGGGGCGTGCCCCCCACCGCGCGGAAGGCGCGGACCGGAGAGTTGACGCCGCCGGGGAGCAGGGTCCGGGCCCGCGCGAAGAGGGCCCCGCTCTCGCGCGTCTTAGGCGGGGTCGCAACCGTGATCGGGCTCATGGCAATCCGGCCGGCGCCCCTCAGGCGAGGAGCCGCGCCGCCTCCTTGGCAAAATAGGTCAGGATGATGTCCGCCCCCGCCCGGCGGATGGAGATGAGCGCCTCCATCGCGACCCGGGTTTCGTCCAACCAGCCGTTCCGCGCCGCCGCCTTGATCATGGCGTACTCGCCGGAGACGTTGTAGGCGGCGAGGGGAACCTGGAAGCGCTCCTTCACGCGGTAGACCACGTCCAGGTAGGCGAGAGCGGGCTTCACCATGACGATGTCCGCCCCCTCCGCGAGATCGGCCGCCACCTCCCGCATCGCCTCGTCCGTGTTGGCGGGGTCCATCTGGTAGCCGCGGCGGTCGCCGAAGGCGGGGGCGGAGCCGGCCGCCTCCCGGAAGGGCCCGTAGAAGCCGGAGGCGTACTTCGCGGCGTAGGAGACGATCACCACGTCCGCGCGGCCGGCCTGATCCAGGGCGCCCCGGAGGGCGCCCACCCGTCCGTCCATCATGTCCGAAGGCGCGACCACGTCCGCCCCCGCCGCCGCATAGGCCAGGGCCGCCTTGGCCAGGAGGGGGAGGGTGCGGTCGTTGTCCACGTCCAGCCGCCCGTCCGGCCCGGGGGCGAGGGGCCCGCAGTGGCCATGGTCTGTGTACTCGCAGAGGCACACGTCCGCCCAGAGCGAGAGTTCCTTCAGCTCGCGCCGGAGGGCCCTCAGGGCGCGGGGCACCGGCCCGTCCTCGGCCGAGGCACCGCTGCCCTCGGCGTCCTTCTTCTCGGGCAGTCCGAAGAGGATCACCCCCGGAACCCCGAGGGAGGCCAGTTCCCGGCACTCCTCGAGGAGCCGGTCCACGCTCATCTGGTAGCAGCCGGGCATGGCCGCGATCTCCCGGCGCACGCCCTCCCCCCCGCACACGAAGAGGG
Proteins encoded:
- the hemB gene encoding porphobilinogen synthase, whose protein sequence is MSYPIHRPRRLRRNETLRRLVRETRLSPDNLVAPLFVCGGEGVRREIAAMPGCYQMSVDRLLEECRELASLGVPGVILFGLPEKKDAEGSGASAEDGPVPRALRALRRELKELSLWADVCLCEYTDHGHCGPLAPGPDGRLDVDNDRTLPLLAKAALAYAAAGADVVAPSDMMDGRVGALRGALDQAGRADVVIVSYAAKYASGFYGPFREAAGSAPAFGDRRGYQMDPANTDEAMREVAADLAEGADIVMVKPALAYLDVVYRVKERFQVPLAAYNVSGEYAMIKAAARNGWLDETRVAMEALISIRRAGADIILTYFAKEAARLLA